The nucleotide sequence GCAGAAGATCGACGACCAGCTCGGCTCCGGAGACTCCGGCGGCCGCCCGCCCCAGAACTGACGGTCGCGGGCCCGTGGGCCCGTAACCCCCAGGACAGCTGATGGCCCCGCACCCACAGAGCCGTGGGTGCGGGGCCATCAGCTGTCTTCGCTGCCCTTACTCCTCGACCGTCACCCTGACCGTCACCCCTTCGACGGTTCGAGCCCGGCCCGTACCAGCGCCGCGGCGAACGTCGCCGGATCGGCGCCCGTGTCGTCGGCCAGCCGCGCCAGCGCCTTCGGGTCCTCCGGGAGACCGGCGCGCCGCGCGCCTTCCTGGGCCTTGGAGTCCAGGTACGGGGCGACCTCGGGCCACACCCCCTGCACCTCGCGCAGAAAGATGTCGGCGCCGACAGGACCGAGCCCGGGCGTCCGCAGCAGCCCGCCGCGCAGCTCGTCGATGTCTCCGTCCGCGGCCTTACGCAGCCGGCGCAGATCGCCGCCGTAATCCTCGATCAGCCGTTCGGCGCCCTCGCCGAGCTGGGTCGAGGTGCGTTCGTCGTAGCGCCGGTAGCCGCCACGGCCCAATGCGTCCACCCGCTGCTGCCAGGTCGCCTTCGCCATCTGCCGTGGGCCGCGCAGCCCCGCTTCGGCCAGCGCGCGTGCGGTGGCGAGCGCGATGTCGCTGCGGATGCGGGCGCTCAGCAGATTCGCGAGCACCAGCAGCCGGTACAGCGGCTGGGGGGTGTCCTTGAGGCGGATGTCCGCCTCATCGGCGTAGGTACGGCCGTGGGTCTTCAGCAGATCCCGCACGGCTTCCCGGTCCTTGGCCCGTGCCATGGCATGCCTCCCTTGCCGGAGCCGTCCCGCGCCGTTCCGCACCGTGCCGACCGGCATCGCGGCCACCGGTATCGCGGCCACCGGCACCGCGCCGACTACTCCTTGCGTCCTTCATTGTTGCTCGGCCAGGTGCCCGTCGCACGCTCGATGGCCTTGGCCCCTGAGCGGTCGACGGCCGTCCGTACGACGGCGAAGATCATGCCCTCCACGGCGGCGGCGAGCAGCACCTCGCCCCAGCCACGGTCGCGGTCGAGGGCGTCGGGCGCGTCGTCCTCGTGGCGCAGCGCCTTCCAGGCGGAGCGGAACAGCGGTCGCGCCAGCGCGCCGCCGACCCAGCCGAGCACGAAACCGGCCGGCCGGTAGGCGAGGGTGAGTTTCTGTTTTTTGGTCACGCCGCTCGGGTGCCCGGTACGGACGCAGGCACACAACGCCGTACCGGACCCGTACGGACCAACAACGCTCTCCCCGGTGACACCGCGCACCGCACGGTGGAAGGAAACATGCCCGACCACCCCGCACCCCCGGAGTCCTGAGATGACCTGTGTGAACCGACGAGACGTCGGACTGCTCGCCCTGCGGATCGGAGCGGGCGCCGTGCTCGCGGCGCACGGCACCCAGAAACTGTTCGGCTGGTTCGGCGGCCCCGGCATCGAGGGCACCGCGCAGGGCATGGAGTCCCTGGGCTTCAAACCGGGCAAGGAGAGCGCCGTCGCGGCGGGGCTCGGCGAGACGGGCGGCGGGGTGCTGCTGGCCCTGGGCCTGGCCACCCCGGCGGCCGGTGCCGCCGCGGCCGGCGGCATGGCCGCTGCCGTCTCCGTGCACGCCCCGAACGGCTTCTTCAACCAGGACGGCGGCCTGGAGCACCCCGGCTTCCTCGGCTGGACCGCGGCCTGTCTGGGGCTCGTGGGAGCCGGCCGCTACTCGCTCGACCACGCCACGGGGCACCGGTTCGACCGGCCCTGGATGGTCCCCGTCGCGTTCGCCGTCGGAGCCGCCGCCGCCACGACGGTCATCCGCAAGCGCCTCGCGGCGCAGGCGGCCGAGCGGGCCGAGGCGGAGCCCGGCGAGGACGCGGCGGGCGGCGACATCGGCCCCGAGTAGACGGGGGACGAGGCTCGAACGGACCGGCCCCGGCGCGTCGGCGGCCGGAAGTACCCTGGCGGGCATCCGCCCGATCCAAGGAGCCTGACCCGTCATGACAGACCTCGACATTCGCGACAACCGGCAGCAGGGCCGCCTGGAGGCGTACGAGGACGGCAAGGCCGCC is from Streptomyces sp. NBC_00370 and encodes:
- a CDS encoding DoxX family protein, with the translated sequence MTCVNRRDVGLLALRIGAGAVLAAHGTQKLFGWFGGPGIEGTAQGMESLGFKPGKESAVAAGLGETGGGVLLALGLATPAAGAAAAGGMAAAVSVHAPNGFFNQDGGLEHPGFLGWTAACLGLVGAGRYSLDHATGHRFDRPWMVPVAFAVGAAAATTVIRKRLAAQAAERAEAEPGEDAAGGDIGPE
- a CDS encoding endonuclease is translated as MARAKDREAVRDLLKTHGRTYADEADIRLKDTPQPLYRLLVLANLLSARIRSDIALATARALAEAGLRGPRQMAKATWQQRVDALGRGGYRRYDERTSTQLGEGAERLIEDYGGDLRRLRKAADGDIDELRGGLLRTPGLGPVGADIFLREVQGVWPEVAPYLDSKAQEGARRAGLPEDPKALARLADDTGADPATFAAALVRAGLEPSKG
- a CDS encoding DUF4235 domain-containing protein; the encoded protein is MTKKQKLTLAYRPAGFVLGWVGGALARPLFRSAWKALRHEDDAPDALDRDRGWGEVLLAAAVEGMIFAVVRTAVDRSGAKAIERATGTWPSNNEGRKE